Below is a genomic region from Geoglobus acetivorans.
TTGACAATCTGAAGGATTGAGAGGATTGCGTAAACGACCATAAGTGCTATAAGAACCAGAATGGTCTTATCTGCGTGGAGCTGTAGCGACTGGGCTATCATGTTTTTTCTTCCATCTGTTGAGTTGAATATTGAGGCTATGTAAAGTCCTCCCAGTGATGTGAGAAGCGCGAGATAGACCTCAAGCATTGGGACTCATTCTCTCGTCACCAAAATATATATCTTTTGCAATCTTGCTGTTTGGGTGTCTTTTCCCGAAATTATTTCCCACTTCAACAAACCCCCATGTGAAACTTGACGAGAAAGCGATAAAATGGATTATCAGAGAGAAAGGGAAGGGTACACCGACAAAGGAGATAGCAGAGATCGAAAACATAACACCAAGAAGAGTAAATCAGATCTACAAGCAATACAAAGATACTGGAGAAATACCAAAGCCAAAGAAACCAGGTAGACCTAAAAAAGAACTATCAGAAGAAGAAATAGAAGCCATAAAAGAAGCCTATGAAGAGTACAGGTGTAATGCAGTAGTTCTCCAAACAATCTTAAAGGAAAGAGGTTACAGAATAAGCAAGAACAAAATACACGAAGTGTTGAGAATGAACGGCTATGCTAAGGAGGAGAAGAACAAGAAAAAGCGTAAAAAGTGGATAAGGTATGAGAGAAAGCACTCTATGGAATTATGGCATGCAGACTGGTTTTTCTATAACGGGAAGTGGATAATTGCTTATCTGGACGATGCTTCCCGTCTGATTACTGGTTACGGAGTATTTGATAAAGCAACATCTGAGAATGCCATAAAAGTGCTAAAAGAAGCCATGGATGATTATGGCAGGCCGGAATCAATCCTGACGGATAGAGGTACTCAGTTCTACGCATCTGCAGGGGAGAAGAAGGCTAAAGGAGTATCTAAATTTGAGAAATTCCTTGCAGAGAATGAAATTAAGCATATTGTGGGTAGGGTGAATCA
It encodes:
- a CDS encoding IS481 family transposase, giving the protein MKLDEKAIKWIIREKGKGTPTKEIAEIENITPRRVNQIYKQYKDTGEIPKPKKPGRPKKELSEEEIEAIKEAYEEYRCNAVVLQTILKERGYRISKNKIHEVLRMNGYAKEEKNKKKRKKWIRYERKHSMELWHADWFFYNGKWIIAYLDDASRLITGYGVFDKATSENAIKVLKEAMDDYGRPESILTDRGTQFYASAGEKKAKGVSKFEKFLAENEIKHIVGRVNHPQTNGKIERFYGTLEAKIKYFDTVDEFMEWYNHKRPHMSLNLDELETPYKAFLRKLTPERILSYSWRWFDGGK